The Halostella limicola genome includes the window TCCGCGAGCGGGGAGCGCGGCGGCCTGCGACAGTACGTCGCGCTGTTCCGGGAGTGGCGGTTCACGGCGTTCGTGGTCGCGACCGTCCTGTTCTCGTTCGCGTACAACGGGCTGGTCGCATTCCTCCCGACGTACCTCGCGCAGGCGGCCGGGCTGTCGGCCACGACGGCGAGCCTCATCTACAGCGCCCTCTTCGCCGCCAGCCTCGTCCAGCTCGCGACCGGCGAGGCGAGCGACCGGCTGGGCGAAGTCCCCGTCGTGGGGGCCACGCTCGGCCTGTCGACGGCGGCGCTGATCGCGCTGATCCTGCTGACGCCGACCGGTGACCCACTCTTGCTCGGCGCCGCCGCGGTCGCGACCGGCCTCGGGAGCCACGGCTTCCGCCCGGTCCGGGGGGCGTACCTCATGTCGCTCGTCCCGGACGCCATCGCCGGCGGGAGCCTCGGCGTCGTCCGCACGCTCCTGATGGGCGCAGGAGCGGTGTCGCCCGCCGTCGTGGGGATCCTCTCCGAGACCGTCGGCTTCATCCCCGCGTTCTGGCTGCTCGCGGGGTCGCTCGCCGGCGCCACGGCGCTCGCGGCGGCGCTGTGGGCCGACGAGCGTCGCCGGTAAGGGACGCCGGCGGGGCCGATCCGCAGATAGCTTTTTACTGTAGAGTAAGTAACTATTGATTGAGTATGTCTCCCAATAGTAATTCGGACTGCGACACCTCCGAGGCGAGCGACGGGTCCCCCGCGACGATCGACCGGCGGACGGTACTCGCGTCCGGCGCGGCCATTGTCGGCGGCACGGCGCTCGCCGGGTGTACCGGTGGTGACGGCGACGACGACGGTTCCGGCGACGGCGCGACGAACGTCGCCATCGTGTCGAGCCCCGCCGGCTTCGACGACAACGCGTTCAACGACCTCGCGCTCGAAGGGCTGCAGTCCGCAGCCGAGGAGTACGACCTCGAGATCAATCAGGTCGAGGAGACCGAGCAGGCGCAGTACCAGTCGACCCAGTCCGAGCTAGCCCAGAGCGGCGACTACGACCTCATCGTGCTGGTGTCGTACAACCACACCGAGGCGCTGACCCAGAACGCCGCTGACTACCCCGACCAGAACTGGATGCTCATCAACGACCACGTCGACGAGCCGAACGTCGCCGGCTACACCTGGGCGAACCACGAGATGTCGTACCTCGCGGGCGTCCTCGCCGGCACGATGACGACGGAGGAGCTCTCACACGAGGGGAGCGAGACCGACCCGGGGAGCGCCCAGATCGGGTTCGTCGGCGGCGTCGACGAGTCGCTCATCAACGCGTTCGAGCGGTCGTACGTCGCCGGCGCGGAGTGGGTGAACGGCGACGTTGACGTCAACGTCGGCTACATCGGCGACTACACCGACACGGACACGGCTGCCGACATCGCCAGCTCGCAGTACGACGACGGCGCGGACATCGTCTACCACGCCGCGGCCGCCGCCGGGCGGGGCGTATTCGAGGCCGCGCAGGACCAGAACCGGTTCGCCATCGGCGTCGACGCCGACCAGTCGCAGACGCTCCCGGACTTCCAAGACGTCATCCTCGGCTCCGCGGTCAAGTACATCAACGAGGGGACCCGCGAGGTGGCGACGGCGGTCGCCGAGGGCGAGTTCGACAGCGTCGCCGGCGCGAACACGCTCGGACTGGAGGATGAGGCGGTCGACTGCGTCATCGGCCAGGCGTTCGAGGGGCAGCTCCCGGACGCCGTGAACCAGAACCTGGAGGACGCGAAGCAGGGCATCGCGAACGGCGACATCGAGGTCCCCTGTACCGCCGCCGGCTGTGACTGACGACTCTCTCCGTCTCTCCGCACTCATGCCACCACTACTACACCATGGACGCGAGTGACGCACCGCCCGCCGTTCGACTGGAGGGGATCACCAAGCGGTTCGGCGACGTCGTGGCGAACGACGGGGTCGACTTCGCGCTGGAGAAAGGGTCCGTCCACGCCCTGCTCGGCGAGAACGGCTCCGGCAAGACGACGCTGATGAGCGTCCTCTACGGCCTGTACGACCAGGACGCGGGGACGATCTACGTCGACGGCGAACCGCGGACGTTCGACTCCCCCCGGGACGCGATGGACGCGGGGATCGGGATGATCCATCAGCACTTCCAGCTCGTGGAGCCGATGACCGTCCTCCAGAACGTCATCCTCGGCCACGAGCCGACCGAGAACGGGCTGGTCGACGAGGCGGCCGCGCGGGAGGACGTCGCGGCGATCAGCTCGCGCTACGACTTCGACGTCGGCCGATACCTCGACGCGCGCGTCCACGACCTCGACCTCGGGGTCCGACAGCGCGTCGAGATCGTCAAGAGCCTCTACCGCGGGGCGGAGGTCCTCGTCCTCGACGAACCGACCGCGGTCCTCACGCCGCAGGAGGTAGAGGGGCTGTTCGACGTGATGGAGGAGCTGACGGCGGCCGGCCGCTCGCTCGTCTTCATCACCCACAAGCTCGACGAGGCGCTGACGGCGGCCGACCGCGTCACCGTGCTCCGGGACGGGGAAGTCGTCGGCACGGTGGACGCCGCGGACACCACCGAGCGGGAACTGGCGCGGATGATGGTCGGGCGGGAGGTGCTGTTCGACCGCCAACCGCGCGAGACGGCGCCGGGGGACCCCGTGCTCGACGCGGAGGGCCTCCGCGTCCGGGGCGACCGCGGCGTCGAGCGGGTCCGCGGCGTCGACTGCACCGTCCGCGAGGGCGAGATCCTCGGGATCGCGGGCGTCCAGGGGAACGGCCAGACCGAGCTCGTCGAGGCGATAACCGGGCTCCGACCCGTCGCTGAGGGCACCGTCCGGCTCCGCGGCGAGGACGTCACCGGCGCGAGCCGACGCCGGCGCATCGAGGAGGGGATCGCCTACGTCCCCGAGGACCGTCAGGCGGAGGGGCTGGTGCAGGACTACGACCTCGTGCGGAACGCGCTGCTCGGCAACCAGACCGTCGAGCCGTACGTGAACCGGCACTTCGTCGACTGGGCGGCCGTCCGCGATCACGCCGAGGACATCGTCCGGGAGTACGACGTGCAGCCCCCGAACCCCCGCGCGAGGGCCGGATCGCTCTCCGGCGGGAACCAGCAGAAGTTTGTCGTCGGCCGGGAGATAGAGCATGACCCGGACGTGATGATCGCGTCGCACCCGACCCGCGGGGTCGACATCGGGTCGATCGAGTTCATCCACGATCGACTGCTGGCGCTCCGCGACGAGGGGCTTGCGATCCTGTTCGTCTCGTCGAAGCTGGAGGAGATACGGAAGCTCAGCGACAGGGTCGCGGTCATGTACGAGGGCGAGTTCGTCGACACGGTGGACCCCGAGCGGGTGACCGACGAGGAACTCGGCCTGCTGATGGCGGGCCGCGGGCGCGACGGCGACGAACCGGAGGACGAGGTGGCCGAGCGCGCGACGGACGGGAACAGGGGTGCGTCGCCTTGAGCGACGCCGACCCCGGCCGGGCCCGCGCCGCCGTCGACCGCGCGGCGGACCGGATGCTTGACGCGTCGGTGCTCCAGCGGGTCGTCGTCGCGACGGCGTCGACGGCGCTCGCGCTGCTCGTCGGGCTCGCCGTCGTGGCGGCGGCGGGGTACGACCCGCTGTTGTTCCTCGGCAACGTGTTCGAGGGAGCGTTCGGCGACGAGAACGCCCTCGCGCGGACGTTGAAGTTCGCCACGCTGTTCATCCTCACGGGGGTCGCCGTGGCGGTCGCGTTCCGCGCCGGCGTGTTCAACATCGGCGTGCAGGGGCAGTTCGTCGTCGGCGGAGTCGTCTGCGTCGTCGCGATCCTCCGGCTCGCCCCGGCGCTGCCGACGGGGACCGCCGGCGGGGTCGCCCTGCTGGTCCTCGGGACGGTCGCGGCTGCCCTCGCCGGCGGCGCGTACGCGGCGCTCCCCGGCGTACTGAAGGCCTACGCCGGCGCGAACGAGATCATCACCACCATCATGCTGAACTTCATCGCCGTCGGCGTCGTCGGCTACCTCGTCGAGGGCCCGCTGCGCGGCGAGGGGAACCGAGCCCCCAACACGGAGCGGATCCCGGAGTACGTCGAGCTCCCGGCGATCGCGTTCGACTCGCCCGACTTCTCGGTCGTCGGCCTCGCCGTCGCGCTCGCGGTCGTCGCGGTCGTCTCCGTCGTCATGACCCGTACGCACGTCGGCTACGACATGGTGACGAGCGGCCACCAGGAGCGCGCCGCGACGTACTCGGGCGTCGACGCCGCGCGGACGATCGTCGCGACGATGACCTTCTCAGGGATGATCGCAGGGATCGCGGGGGCCGTCTTCGCCGTCATGGTCCAGGGGTACTACAGCGACCCGAGCGGCGTCGGGACGTACGGGTTCGACGCCATCGCCGTGAGCCTGCTCGCGGCGAACAACCCGCTCGGGGTCGTCCCCGCGGGGCTGCTGTTCGGCGCGCTCGACTCTGCCGGGACGCACATCGGGATCAACAGCGACGTCCCGGTCCAGCTCATCGACGGGATTGTCGGCCTCGTCGTCCTGTTCGTCGCGGCGCCGGAGCTGTTCCGAATGGTCGCGCCGCGGGCCGGCTTCGGGGGTGACGACCGGTGAGCGTCGCCGACTACGCGGCCGAGAACCGCGTTCGCGTCGGGAGCGCCGCCGCCCTGGTCGTCCTCGTCGCGGCGGCCGCGGTCGCGCTGGACCTACCAGTCGCAGTCATCGTCACGGTCGGTTTCGTCGAGCGGGCACTCCAGGCGGCGACGCCCATCGCGCTCGCCGCTATCGGCGGGCTGTACGCCGAGAAGAGCGGGGTGTTCAACATCGGCCTGGAGGGCTTCATGATCTTCGGGGCTGCCAACGCGGCGGCCGTGACGTGGCTCCTCGGCGGCGGGTCACCCAGCCAGGCGGACCTCTGGCTCGCCATCCTCGCAGCGGTACTCATCAGCGTCGCGTACACGGTCGTCTTCGCCGTGCTGACGATCCGGTACGAGGCGGACCAGATCGTCGCCGGGCTGGCCGTCTGGTTCATCGGCCTCGGCTTCGGCCCGTTCACGGCGGTCATCCTCTGGGGGAGCAGGAACAGCCCGAGTATCGCGAGCGTGAACGACCTGACCGTCCCGGTCCTCTCGGAGGTCCCGGTGGTCGGTCGGATACTCTTCGACGCGTCGCCGCTGGTGCTGCTCACGGCCGTTCTGGCGGTCGCCGCCTGGGTGGTGCTCTACCGCACCAGGTACGGCTACTGGATACAGGCGGCCGGCGAGAACCCCGAGGCGCTCGACACCGCCGGCGTGAACGTCGCTCGCGTCCGGTACGCGGCGGTGATCTTCTCGGGCGCGATGGCGGGGCTCGGCGGCGCGGTGCTGCTCGCGCACGCCGGGTCGTTCACCGGCACCGGCGACACGATGGTCAACGGCCGAGGGTGGATCGGCATCGTCGCCTACCTGTTCGGCAACTACAACCCGCTCGGCGCGGCCGCCGCGGCGCTCCTGTTCGGCGGGCTGGACATGCTGCAGATCCAGTTCCAGACCGCCGGCATCGACCTGCCGAACCGGCTCGTCAACCTGTTCCCCTACGTTGCCGTCGTCGTCGTGCTCACGTTCTGGGGCTCGACGAGGATGCCCGCCGCGGTCGGGGAACCGTACGAGAGCGAGGAGTAGCCGCGGTCGGCCACGCGGCCGCCCGGGCGCTATCGTGTCAGTTTGAATACTGTATTCTCGAACACTATAAACGGATGACGTGACGTGGACATCGGTGTAACGTGGTTGCATTCATTTCACATAGGGAATAAATATACGCGGCGGCTAGAGGGCGACGATGCAAGAAGTCACGAGGCGACGCGAGATCCGCGACGAGGTAACTGGCTACCGCGACCCCGACCACGACGTCGACCCGCTGTTCGTCAACCGCTGGTCGCCG containing:
- a CDS encoding BMP family lipoprotein, which codes for MSMSPNSNSDCDTSEASDGSPATIDRRTVLASGAAIVGGTALAGCTGGDGDDDGSGDGATNVAIVSSPAGFDDNAFNDLALEGLQSAAEEYDLEINQVEETEQAQYQSTQSELAQSGDYDLIVLVSYNHTEALTQNAADYPDQNWMLINDHVDEPNVAGYTWANHEMSYLAGVLAGTMTTEELSHEGSETDPGSAQIGFVGGVDESLINAFERSYVAGAEWVNGDVDVNVGYIGDYTDTDTAADIASSQYDDGADIVYHAAAAAGRGVFEAAQDQNRFAIGVDADQSQTLPDFQDVILGSAVKYINEGTREVATAVAEGEFDSVAGANTLGLEDEAVDCVIGQAFEGQLPDAVNQNLEDAKQGIANGDIEVPCTAAGCD
- a CDS encoding ABC transporter permease, whose translation is MSVADYAAENRVRVGSAAALVVLVAAAAVALDLPVAVIVTVGFVERALQAATPIALAAIGGLYAEKSGVFNIGLEGFMIFGAANAAAVTWLLGGGSPSQADLWLAILAAVLISVAYTVVFAVLTIRYEADQIVAGLAVWFIGLGFGPFTAVILWGSRNSPSIASVNDLTVPVLSEVPVVGRILFDASPLVLLTAVLAVAAWVVLYRTRYGYWIQAAGENPEALDTAGVNVARVRYAAVIFSGAMAGLGGAVLLAHAGSFTGTGDTMVNGRGWIGIVAYLFGNYNPLGAAAAALLFGGLDMLQIQFQTAGIDLPNRLVNLFPYVAVVVVLTFWGSTRMPAAVGEPYESEE
- a CDS encoding ABC transporter permease; protein product: MLDASVLQRVVVATASTALALLVGLAVVAAAGYDPLLFLGNVFEGAFGDENALARTLKFATLFILTGVAVAVAFRAGVFNIGVQGQFVVGGVVCVVAILRLAPALPTGTAGGVALLVLGTVAAALAGGAYAALPGVLKAYAGANEIITTIMLNFIAVGVVGYLVEGPLRGEGNRAPNTERIPEYVELPAIAFDSPDFSVVGLAVALAVVAVVSVVMTRTHVGYDMVTSGHQERAATYSGVDAARTIVATMTFSGMIAGIAGAVFAVMVQGYYSDPSGVGTYGFDAIAVSLLAANNPLGVVPAGLLFGALDSAGTHIGINSDVPVQLIDGIVGLVVLFVAAPELFRMVAPRAGFGGDDR
- a CDS encoding ABC transporter ATP-binding protein, whose amino-acid sequence is MDASDAPPAVRLEGITKRFGDVVANDGVDFALEKGSVHALLGENGSGKTTLMSVLYGLYDQDAGTIYVDGEPRTFDSPRDAMDAGIGMIHQHFQLVEPMTVLQNVILGHEPTENGLVDEAAAREDVAAISSRYDFDVGRYLDARVHDLDLGVRQRVEIVKSLYRGAEVLVLDEPTAVLTPQEVEGLFDVMEELTAAGRSLVFITHKLDEALTAADRVTVLRDGEVVGTVDAADTTERELARMMVGREVLFDRQPRETAPGDPVLDAEGLRVRGDRGVERVRGVDCTVREGEILGIAGVQGNGQTELVEAITGLRPVAEGTVRLRGEDVTGASRRRRIEEGIAYVPEDRQAEGLVQDYDLVRNALLGNQTVEPYVNRHFVDWAAVRDHAEDIVREYDVQPPNPRARAGSLSGGNQQKFVVGREIEHDPDVMIASHPTRGVDIGSIEFIHDRLLALRDEGLAILFVSSKLEEIRKLSDRVAVMYEGEFVDTVDPERVTDEELGLLMAGRGRDGDEPEDEVAERATDGNRGASP